The Bubalus bubalis isolate 160015118507 breed Murrah chromosome 16, NDDB_SH_1, whole genome shotgun sequence genome window below encodes:
- the LOC102395866 gene encoding olfactory receptor 51I2-like: protein MGGILYNSSELPTFTLTGLPGLENSQHWMFLLLGTLYIVSIVGNALILFIVKEEQSLHQPMYYFLSLLSVNDLGVSFSTLPTVLATFCFHLRKISFDSCMAQMFFIHFFSFMESGVLLVMSFDRYVAICNPLRYTTMLTDSHVVCMGLWAIIRSFCMIFPLPLLLKRLSFCKANILSHAYCLHPDLIHLPCGDITINNIFGLIIVMSTFGLDAALILFSYVLILRCVLAIASQEERLKTLNTCVSHLCAVLIFYVPKIGVSMTARYGRHAPRFVHTVMSLIYLFVPPMLNPVIYSIKTKQIRWRLGRMLVGTKF, encoded by the coding sequence ATGGGCGGTATCCTCTACAACAGCTCAGAGTTGCCAACATTCACCCTGACAGGGCTCCCAGGGCTGGAGAACTCCCAACACTGGATGTTCTTGCTCCTTGGTACCCTCTACATTGTCTCCATTGTGGGCAATGCCCTTATCCTTTTCATTGTCAAGGAGGAGCAGAGTTTGCATCAGCCTATGTACTACTTCCTATCCCTGCTCTCAGTTAATGATCTAGGTGTGTCTTTCTCCACATTGCCCACAGTGCTAGCCACATTTTGCTTCCACTTAAGGAAGATCAGCTTTGATTCTTGCATGGCTCAAATGTTCTTTATCCACTTCTTCTCTTTCATGGAGTCTGGGGTCCTGCTGGTTATGAGttttgaccgctatgtggccatctgtaaccCTCTGCGCTATACCACCATGCTCACAGATTCCCATGTTGTATGCATGGGCTTGTGGGCCATCATCCGCAGCTTCTGTATGATTTTTCCTCTGCCTCTCCTTCTGAAGAGGTTGTCTTTCTGCAAGGCCAATATACTGTCCCATGCCTACTGCCTTCATCCAGATCTCATCCACCTTCCCTGTGGTGACATCACCATCAACAATATTTTCGGTCTCATCATTGTCATGTCTACCTTCGGCCTGGACGCTGCACTCATTCTCTTctcctatgtgctcatcctgcgCTGTGTACTTGCCATTGCATCTCAGGAGGAACGGTTAAAGACACTCAACACGTGTGTGTCacatctgtgtgctgtgcttataTTCTATGTTCCCAAGATTGGTGTGTCCATGACTGCCCGCTATGGGAGGCATGCACCCCGATTTGTGCACACAGTCATGTCCCTCATTTATCTCTTTGTGCCTCCCATGCTCAACCCTGTCATCTATTCAATCAAAACCAAACAGATTAGATGGAGGCTTGGCAGAATGCTAGTGGGAACCAAGTTTTAA